A region from the Oceanidesulfovibrio marinus genome encodes:
- a CDS encoding protein-glutamate methylesterase/protein-glutamine glutaminase, with protein sequence MGNKNSIKVLIVDDSALVRQTLTDVLNSDPEIEVVGSAADPFAAAKQMEEVIPDVLTLDVEMPRMDGVTFLRKIMSQHPIPVVICSTLTESGAETTLRALEFGAVDIIQKPKLNTKRFLEESRIRICDAVKAASKVSVKKITARPRAPQPKLSADAIMPEKRSRAMVQTTEKVVLVGASTGGTEALRIFLETLPADSPPVAIVQHMPEKFTAAFANRLDKICRVKVKEAADGDSMLRGQALIAPGNKHMLLKRSGARYYVEIKDGPLVSRHRPSVDVLFRSGSRYAGKNAVAVIMTGMGDDGAHGMKEMHDAGAFTIAQDEASCVVFGMPQEAIKLGGVDKVMSLTSIAAEVVRRAAGD encoded by the coding sequence ATGGGAAACAAGAACTCTATCAAAGTGCTCATAGTCGACGATTCGGCTCTGGTGCGTCAGACACTTACGGACGTGCTCAACTCAGACCCCGAGATCGAGGTCGTGGGCTCGGCGGCCGATCCCTTTGCCGCGGCCAAGCAAATGGAGGAAGTGATTCCGGATGTGCTGACCCTGGATGTGGAGATGCCGCGCATGGATGGCGTCACCTTTCTGCGCAAGATCATGTCGCAGCATCCCATCCCGGTGGTCATTTGCTCAACGCTTACGGAGTCCGGCGCGGAAACCACCCTGCGCGCTCTGGAGTTCGGCGCGGTGGACATCATCCAGAAGCCGAAGCTGAACACCAAGCGTTTTCTGGAGGAGTCGCGCATCCGCATCTGCGACGCGGTGAAGGCTGCTTCCAAGGTGAGCGTGAAGAAGATAACGGCGCGTCCCAGGGCGCCGCAGCCCAAGCTTTCGGCCGACGCCATCATGCCGGAGAAGCGCTCCCGCGCCATGGTCCAGACCACGGAGAAGGTCGTGCTGGTGGGCGCGTCCACAGGCGGGACCGAGGCCCTGCGCATATTTCTGGAGACACTGCCGGCGGATTCCCCCCCCGTGGCCATTGTGCAGCACATGCCGGAGAAGTTCACAGCGGCCTTTGCCAACAGGTTGGACAAGATCTGCCGCGTGAAGGTGAAGGAAGCGGCGGACGGGGACAGCATGCTCCGCGGCCAGGCGCTCATCGCGCCGGGCAACAAGCACATGCTGCTCAAGCGTAGCGGCGCCCGGTACTATGTGGAGATCAAGGACGGGCCGCTGGTCAGCCGGCACCGTCCCTCTGTGGATGTGCTGTTCCGTTCCGGCTCGCGCTATGCCGGCAAAAACGCCGTGGCCGTGATCATGACCGGCATGGGCGATGACGGCGCGCACGGCATGAAGGAGATGCACGACGCCGGCGCCTTTACCATCGCACAGGACGAGGCAAGCTGCGTCGTGTTCGGCATGCCGCAGGAAGCCATCAAGCTGGGCGGCGTGGACAAGGTGATGTCGCTTACGTCCATCGCCGCGGAGGTGGTGCGCCGGGCAGCTGGCGACTAA
- a CDS encoding fluoride efflux transporter FluC, which translates to MQKLLLIGIAGGLGSLSRYGVSGLVHRIMGSEFPFGTFAANILGSFLFGLIWGISEESLAITPEARTIILTGFMGAFTTFSTFAFESTGMLRTGQLLPFAANVGGQIAIGFTLLWLGLALGKAI; encoded by the coding sequence ATGCAAAAACTATTACTTATCGGCATTGCAGGTGGGCTCGGCAGCCTGTCCCGCTACGGAGTCAGCGGCCTTGTCCATCGCATTATGGGCAGTGAATTTCCCTTCGGCACATTCGCAGCCAACATATTGGGATCGTTCCTTTTCGGCCTTATCTGGGGAATATCCGAAGAGAGCCTGGCCATTACCCCCGAGGCGCGCACCATAATCCTTACCGGGTTCATGGGCGCGTTCACCACCTTCTCCACCTTCGCCTTTGAGAGCACGGGCATGCTGCGGACCGGGCAACTGCTGCCGTTCGCGGCCAATGTCGGCGGCCAGATCGCCATCGGGTTCACCCTGCTCTGGCTGGGCCTGGCCCTGGGCAAGGCAATCTGA
- a CDS encoding DUF190 domain-containing protein: MKEPTIPSEAKRLICYIGEADRHKGRALYEVIVEAARREGLAGATVFRGLSGFGAHSLVHTASILRLSEDLPMRIEIVDEESKIEAFVPILHELMQGGLVTIDSVRVLSYRHKDSPS; the protein is encoded by the coding sequence ATGAAAGAGCCGACTATTCCCTCAGAAGCAAAACGACTGATTTGCTACATTGGCGAGGCGGACCGGCACAAGGGCCGCGCCCTGTACGAGGTAATCGTGGAAGCCGCGCGGCGCGAAGGGCTGGCCGGCGCCACTGTATTCCGCGGTCTGTCCGGTTTCGGCGCACACAGCCTGGTGCACACCGCCAGCATCCTGCGGCTTTCCGAGGACCTGCCCATGCGCATCGAGATTGTGGACGAGGAGTCGAAGATCGAAGCGTTCGTGCCGATACTGCATGAGCTCATGCAAGGCGGCCTGGTAACCATCGACTCTGTGCGGGTTCTCTCCTACCGCCATAAGGACAGCCCGAGCTGA
- a CDS encoding CheR family methyltransferase encodes MTTQKSKSRGERGKTADVQTKSFRPGGMSAKDFERFSQFIYGEVGIKMPISKKTMLEARLQKRLRYLKIEDYHSYCEFLFSSEGMQRELPHLIDVVTTNTTDFFREPKHFEFLSDTVLPLLAPRLGPRPLTVWSAGCSTGMEPYTLAMVLSEFAGTRTSFTFSILATDISTQALEKAVTAIYEEERVLPVPSMLKSKYLLRSKDRSKRLVRIVPELRKLIRFRRLNFMEDFTFKRPLDIIFCRNVIIYFDRPTQEVLFQKFCRCLAAGGFLFIGHSESLSGMDLPLKQVAPTIYQRI; translated from the coding sequence GTGACCACGCAGAAGTCGAAATCAAGGGGAGAGCGCGGCAAGACCGCCGACGTCCAAACGAAATCGTTTCGGCCGGGCGGCATGTCGGCCAAAGATTTCGAGCGCTTCAGTCAATTCATCTATGGCGAAGTGGGCATCAAGATGCCCATCAGCAAAAAGACCATGCTGGAAGCACGGCTACAGAAACGGCTGCGCTACCTGAAGATCGAAGACTACCACTCGTACTGCGAGTTCCTGTTCTCCTCGGAGGGCATGCAGCGGGAGCTGCCGCACCTCATCGACGTTGTCACAACCAACACCACGGACTTTTTCCGCGAGCCCAAGCACTTCGAGTTTCTGTCGGATACCGTGCTGCCGCTTCTGGCCCCGCGCCTGGGGCCCCGACCCCTCACCGTGTGGTCGGCGGGCTGCTCCACAGGCATGGAGCCGTACACTCTGGCCATGGTGCTCAGCGAGTTTGCGGGCACACGCACAAGCTTCACGTTCTCCATCCTGGCCACGGATATCTCCACCCAGGCTCTGGAAAAGGCCGTGACGGCCATCTACGAGGAGGAACGCGTGCTGCCCGTGCCCAGCATGCTCAAATCCAAGTATCTGCTGCGCAGCAAGGACCGCAGCAAGCGCCTGGTGCGCATCGTGCCGGAGCTGCGCAAGCTCATCCGTTTCCGGCGGCTCAACTTTATGGAGGACTTTACCTTCAAGAGGCCGCTGGACATCATTTTCTGCCGCAACGTGATCATCTATTTCGATCGGCCCACGCAGGAGGTTCTGTTTCAGAAGTTCTGCCGGTGTCTCGCGGCGGGAGGATTTCTGTTCATCGGGCATTCCGAGAGCCTTTCCGGCATGGACCTGCCGCTGAAGCAGGTAGCCCCCACCATCTACCAGCGTATCTGA